From one Microbulbifer sp. A4B17 genomic stretch:
- a CDS encoding isocitrate lyase/phosphoenolpyruvate mutase family protein encodes MNNSPFNTFTKLHQAAAPLILPNAWDAASALICQNTGAQAVGTSSAAVAWSLGYADGGALPVEQHLNAIARIARVTSLPLSVDIEDGYSQNPEQVAELTCKMVALGVAGINIEDGNDTPESLDKKISAIRQALNGRPLFINTRTDVYLNALASGDKAINMCIERLELYKSAGADCGFVPGLSSTEEARSLAAGIDLPLNIMLLPGMAPISEFFAVGIKRFSTGPTFFQSVYGHLRESLKQLTPIRTDNNFFSNALDYGTLNSAFIKEA; translated from the coding sequence ATGAACAACAGCCCATTCAATACCTTCACCAAGTTGCACCAAGCCGCTGCCCCGTTGATCCTGCCAAATGCCTGGGATGCCGCCAGCGCTTTAATCTGCCAGAACACAGGCGCCCAAGCGGTAGGTACCAGCAGTGCCGCCGTCGCCTGGTCGCTGGGTTATGCCGACGGAGGTGCGCTGCCAGTTGAACAACACCTAAACGCTATCGCACGGATTGCGCGGGTAACCTCGTTACCTCTGAGCGTGGATATTGAAGATGGGTATTCCCAAAACCCCGAACAGGTAGCAGAGCTGACCTGTAAAATGGTGGCGCTGGGTGTCGCAGGCATCAATATTGAAGATGGTAACGATACCCCGGAATCTCTCGACAAAAAGATTAGCGCTATTCGCCAAGCACTTAATGGCCGCCCGCTTTTTATTAATACCCGTACCGATGTTTATCTCAATGCACTCGCCAGCGGTGATAAAGCGATAAATATGTGCATAGAGAGGCTAGAGCTTTATAAGAGTGCCGGTGCTGACTGCGGCTTTGTGCCTGGGCTCTCTTCAACTGAGGAGGCAAGGAGTTTGGCAGCAGGAATCGACCTGCCACTAAATATTATGCTGCTTCCCGGCATGGCCCCTATATCGGAGTTTTTTGCCGTAGGCATAAAGCGCTTTAGTACCGGACCAACCTTTTTCCAGTCTGTCTACGGGCATTTAAGAGAATCATTAAAACAACTGACACCGATTAGAACTGACAATAATTTCTTTAGTAATGCGCTGGACTACGGCACACTGAACTCAGCCTTTATTAAAGAGGCCTAG
- the rpsF gene encoding 30S ribosomal protein S6, with protein sequence MRHYEIVFLVHPDQSEQVPGMVERYTASIKESGGQVHRLEDWGRRRLAYPINKIHKAHYILMNVECSEEALEELTTNFRYNDAVIRNLVIREDEAISEESPIMKAEKESRERKAARAERTERRERAGEEKASSDAAEASSDNAESEE encoded by the coding sequence ATGCGTCATTACGAAATTGTATTCCTGGTTCACCCGGACCAGAGCGAACAGGTACCTGGCATGGTGGAGCGCTACACTGCGTCCATCAAGGAGAGCGGTGGACAGGTTCACCGTCTGGAAGACTGGGGCCGTCGCCGTCTGGCTTACCCGATCAACAAGATCCACAAGGCTCACTACATTCTGATGAACGTAGAATGTTCTGAAGAAGCCCTTGAGGAACTGACTACCAACTTCCGTTACAACGATGCGGTTATCCGTAATCTGGTAATTCGTGAAGACGAGGCGATCTCTGAAGAGAGCCCGATCATGAAAGCGGAAAAAGAAAGCCGTGAGCGCAAAGCTGCCCGTGCAGAGCGCACCGAGCGTCGCGAGCGCGCCGGAGAAGAGAAAGCTTCTTCCGACGCTGCAGAAGCTTCTTCCGATAACGCTGAAAGCGAAGAGTAA
- the speB gene encoding agmatinase gives MLSENEYPIFLGSEIEQPKPEDALFHIIPIPYEETVSYGGGTGKGPASILEASWQLETFDNFSTPCDLGIYTRSPVSVSGPAEQAMENIAAVTKEVLALGKMPVGIGGEHSVTWGIIKGLLDAGETDFGVVQIDAHADLRDRYEGHKHSHASVMRLVVEAGVPLFQLGIRAYCEEEVQARKDHNVGYLDAHQLVPNNVQEFQLPENFPKKVFFTLDVDGMDPSVFPSTGTPVPGGLGWYQTLNLFESVARQREIIGFDLLEFAPIEGFHAYDFAAAQLMYKLMGIIQRNR, from the coding sequence ATGTTGTCAGAAAACGAATACCCTATTTTTCTCGGCTCCGAAATCGAGCAGCCGAAGCCGGAAGACGCCCTCTTTCACATTATCCCCATCCCCTATGAGGAAACCGTCTCCTACGGTGGCGGCACCGGCAAGGGCCCGGCCTCCATCCTGGAAGCATCCTGGCAACTGGAAACTTTTGACAACTTCTCCACCCCCTGTGACCTGGGCATCTATACCCGCTCGCCGGTCTCGGTTTCCGGCCCTGCAGAACAGGCGATGGAGAATATCGCCGCCGTCACCAAAGAAGTGTTGGCTCTTGGCAAGATGCCGGTGGGTATTGGCGGTGAGCATTCGGTGACCTGGGGTATTATCAAGGGGCTACTGGACGCCGGTGAAACCGATTTTGGCGTCGTGCAGATCGATGCCCACGCCGACCTTCGCGATCGCTATGAGGGCCACAAACACAGCCACGCCAGCGTGATGCGTCTAGTGGTAGAAGCCGGTGTCCCCCTGTTCCAGCTGGGTATCCGCGCCTATTGCGAAGAGGAAGTGCAGGCCCGCAAGGACCACAACGTGGGCTATCTGGATGCCCACCAACTGGTGCCCAACAATGTGCAGGAATTCCAGTTACCGGAGAATTTCCCCAAGAAAGTCTTCTTTACACTGGATGTGGACGGTATGGACCCTTCGGTCTTCCCTTCCACCGGCACCCCGGTACCCGGCGGTCTCGGCTGGTACCAGACCCTCAACTTATTCGAATCCGTTGCGCGACAAAGAGAAATTATCGGCTTCGATCTGCTCGAATTTGCACCGATCGAGGGCTTTCACGCCTATGATTTTGCCGCCGCACAGCTGATGTATAAGCTGATGGGAATCATCCAGCGCAACCGCTGA
- a CDS encoding winged helix-turn-helix domain-containing protein, whose product MLSEQKIRALVLQRQFIHSSWTEGLSGLLQHLGALQLDAIQRITRAHHHQLYNRLPGYRESHLAEAEERREIFEYWSHAAAYLPMAHYPYARVRMDRIRAGQRHWFEKNAKLCRYVLDRVREEGALRASDFVRTKSGWWEWSDEKKALEQLFHEGELMVSHREGFQKVFDLPERVLPAKISTNAASKIEYGSHLVRTFLGCQGIGRPEEIAYLRRDDKPLIQLAIKRMLATGELTQWGKELMLTEQLDWEPVRPSRKVRLLSPFDPVILQRKRLRRLFDFEYQLECYVPAAKRRYGYFCLPILYGDQFVGQVDLKADRDAGVLRVEALHWDKKPGVSLEASYHRALGQFARFHGLESEAALTA is encoded by the coding sequence TTGTTATCCGAGCAAAAGATCCGCGCACTGGTGCTACAACGCCAATTTATCCACAGCTCTTGGACTGAAGGATTGTCGGGGTTGTTGCAACATCTTGGCGCCCTACAGTTGGATGCTATCCAGCGAATTACCCGGGCCCACCACCACCAGCTCTACAATCGCCTACCCGGTTACCGCGAGTCACACCTGGCTGAAGCTGAAGAGCGCCGCGAAATTTTCGAGTACTGGTCCCACGCCGCTGCCTACCTGCCAATGGCCCACTACCCCTATGCGCGGGTGCGTATGGATCGTATCCGCGCCGGTCAGCGCCACTGGTTTGAGAAGAATGCCAAGCTATGTCGCTATGTTCTCGATCGTGTGCGAGAGGAGGGTGCCCTGCGGGCCAGTGATTTTGTGCGCACCAAGAGTGGATGGTGGGAGTGGTCCGATGAAAAGAAAGCCCTGGAGCAGTTGTTTCATGAAGGTGAGCTGATGGTCAGCCATCGGGAGGGCTTTCAAAAAGTCTTCGATCTTCCAGAGCGGGTACTGCCAGCAAAAATCTCGACCAATGCCGCCTCGAAAATTGAGTACGGCAGCCATCTGGTGCGCACTTTTCTGGGGTGCCAGGGGATTGGCCGACCGGAGGAAATTGCTTACCTGCGCAGGGACGACAAACCCCTTATCCAGCTGGCAATTAAGCGCATGTTGGCAACCGGTGAGCTCACTCAATGGGGGAAAGAGCTGATGCTCACCGAGCAACTGGATTGGGAGCCGGTACGGCCATCGCGCAAAGTGCGCCTGTTATCCCCATTCGACCCAGTGATATTGCAGCGTAAACGCCTGCGCCGGCTGTTTGATTTTGAATATCAATTGGAGTGCTATGTACCGGCGGCCAAGCGCCGCTATGGTTATTTTTGCCTGCCGATTTTATACGGCGATCAATTCGTGGGGCAGGTGGATTTGAAGGCTGATCGGGATGCGGGTGTATTGCGGGTAGAGGCCCTGCACTGGGACAAGAAACCCGGTGTCTCGCTGGAGGCGAGTTACCACCGGGCTCTGGGGCAGTTTGCCCGTTTTCACGGGCTGGAAAGCGAAGCCGCGCTTACAGCTTGA
- a CDS encoding DUF6515 family protein — MNKLNVVIGASAFLALAAFAFSPPADARGYERGGDHRHHHRGGVYRGPRVSIGFVAPVLPVGHVRVAVGGRPFYYHGGHFYRHGPRGYVVVAAPLGASVVTLPTSAVRVHVGGITYYQYADAYYQWHPATRTYVVVAPPAVAVAPAPVAVVPAPAPAVAVPVATAAAPATVPATPDPGPQGFQPGQVVETLPNGYAAEIINGIQYYRYGGNYFMPTQRDGQEVYVVVKL, encoded by the coding sequence GTGAATAAACTGAATGTCGTAATTGGCGCCAGTGCGTTCCTGGCGCTGGCCGCTTTTGCCTTTAGCCCACCGGCCGATGCGCGCGGTTATGAGCGCGGGGGAGATCATCGCCACCACCACCGTGGCGGTGTTTATCGCGGACCACGTGTTTCGATCGGATTTGTTGCGCCCGTACTACCCGTTGGCCATGTGCGTGTCGCAGTTGGCGGACGTCCTTTTTACTACCATGGCGGACACTTCTACCGCCACGGTCCCCGTGGTTACGTCGTTGTCGCTGCCCCTCTGGGCGCCTCGGTAGTCACCCTGCCAACTAGTGCTGTCAGAGTCCATGTAGGCGGAATTACTTATTACCAGTACGCCGATGCCTACTATCAGTGGCACCCGGCTACCCGAACTTATGTCGTAGTAGCACCACCTGCAGTGGCTGTAGCTCCAGCACCCGTGGCGGTTGTTCCAGCGCCTGCGCCGGCTGTCGCCGTTCCTGTTGCAACGGCAGCAGCTCCCGCTACCGTGCCTGCAACCCCGGACCCTGGCCCCCAGGGCTTCCAGCCCGGACAAGTGGTGGAAACCCTACCCAATGGCTATGCCGCTGAAATTATCAACGGCATCCAGTACTACCGCTATGGCGGCAATTACTTTATGCCGACCCAGCGCGATGGCCAGGAGGTCTACGTAGTCGTCAAGCTGTAA
- a CDS encoding alpha/beta fold hydrolase yields the protein MPQQTHQLEFGAFQVPVTTVHNGEGPLVLVLPAMGVPANRYRLLLEELQKLGYNTAISELPGTGESLPRPHRNADYGYNDLVFSFIPQLIQLLEQQFPQGPALILGHSIGGQTSTLAARAGLTGNAKVVSIASGHVDHRSWSGLHKYAILLFASIVSVTSSLLGYFPGARMGFGWREARRLMKDWSRSIFNGRFAPEDRFGQMEKTSQPTLHIALDGDPFAPVQAARKLAAIVGGETREMQPTYPKGNPHLSWIKNPAPVVEAVQQWLHKDPVPN from the coding sequence ATGCCCCAACAAACCCACCAATTAGAATTTGGCGCCTTCCAGGTACCAGTAACCACAGTACACAACGGCGAAGGCCCCCTGGTATTGGTGCTTCCCGCGATGGGCGTACCGGCCAACCGCTACCGCCTGCTTCTGGAAGAGCTGCAAAAGCTCGGTTACAACACCGCCATCAGCGAATTGCCCGGCACTGGGGAGAGCCTGCCGCGCCCCCACCGAAATGCCGACTACGGTTACAACGACCTGGTGTTTTCATTTATTCCACAGTTAATCCAACTACTGGAACAGCAATTCCCCCAGGGGCCAGCACTGATTCTCGGCCATAGTATCGGCGGTCAAACCAGTACATTGGCAGCCCGCGCCGGTCTCACAGGTAATGCCAAGGTTGTCAGTATCGCCTCCGGGCATGTGGACCACCGCAGCTGGAGCGGCCTGCATAAGTACGCCATCCTGCTCTTCGCCTCGATTGTCAGTGTGACTTCAAGCCTGCTGGGTTATTTCCCCGGTGCGCGCATGGGATTCGGCTGGCGCGAGGCGCGCAGGTTGATGAAAGACTGGTCCCGATCCATCTTTAATGGCCGCTTTGCACCGGAAGATCGCTTTGGGCAAATGGAAAAAACAAGCCAGCCCACCCTGCATATTGCGCTGGATGGTGACCCCTTCGCCCCTGTTCAGGCCGCCCGTAAATTAGCGGCAATCGTCGGCGGCGAAACCCGGGAGATGCAACCCACCTATCCCAAAGGCAATCCACACCTCAGCTGGATCAAGAATCCCGCCCCCGTAGTTGAGGCGGTGCAACAGTGGCTACATAAAGATCCCGTTCCCAACTGA
- the rlmB gene encoding 23S rRNA (guanosine(2251)-2'-O)-methyltransferase RlmB, with protein MSQEVIYGLHAVQALLKGSPQNVSELLLLRGRKDQRLQKIIQQAEKNDIAVRFIDRRALDEKVEDGANHQGVVAICSGKTKVHDEKFLFDLLKQLDQRGEAPFLLVLDGVTDPHNLGACLRSAEAAGVHAVIAPKDKSAGLTPTARKVACGAAEVLPFVTVTNLARALQQLQQAGVWIYGAAGEAKQNVYQSQLTGPLALVMGAEGSGLRRLTREHCDHLIKIPMSGEVSSLNVSVATGVCLFEAVRQRNG; from the coding sequence TTGAGTCAGGAAGTTATCTATGGCCTGCACGCGGTGCAGGCCCTTCTAAAAGGTTCTCCGCAGAATGTGTCGGAGCTTCTGTTACTGCGTGGCCGCAAGGATCAGCGCCTGCAAAAGATAATTCAGCAGGCGGAAAAAAATGATATTGCTGTGCGCTTTATTGATCGGCGTGCGCTGGATGAAAAAGTTGAGGATGGCGCTAATCACCAGGGTGTTGTTGCCATCTGTTCTGGCAAAACAAAAGTCCACGATGAAAAATTCCTGTTCGACCTGCTGAAACAACTGGATCAGCGCGGAGAGGCGCCTTTCTTATTGGTGCTGGATGGAGTGACTGACCCCCACAATCTGGGTGCCTGCCTGCGCTCGGCAGAGGCTGCTGGAGTACACGCGGTAATTGCCCCCAAAGATAAATCCGCCGGGCTGACACCAACAGCCCGCAAAGTGGCCTGCGGCGCTGCCGAAGTATTGCCATTTGTTACCGTGACTAACCTGGCTCGCGCATTGCAGCAGCTGCAACAGGCGGGAGTGTGGATATATGGTGCAGCTGGTGAGGCAAAACAGAATGTATACCAAAGCCAATTAACCGGCCCCCTGGCACTGGTGATGGGGGCCGAGGGCAGCGGCTTGCGGCGCCTGACTCGGGAGCACTGCGATCATTTGATCAAAATTCCTATGTCGGGAGAGGTAAGCAGCTTAAATGTTTCTGTTGCCACAGGTGTTTGCTTGTTTGAGGCTGTGCGTCAGCGCAATGGCTAA
- the rplI gene encoding 50S ribosomal protein L9 has protein sequence MEVILLDKVGKLGNVGDRVDVKAGFGRNFLLPTGKAIAATAANIAEFEAKRAELEAAAAAKLAEAESRATKLADLVVTIAANAGDEGKLFGSIGTRDIAEAISAGGVEVAKAEVKLPEGALREVGEYDVDVQLHSDIIAAVKVVIEAE, from the coding sequence ATGGAAGTTATTCTGCTCGATAAAGTAGGCAAACTGGGCAACGTGGGTGACCGCGTTGATGTTAAAGCCGGTTTTGGCCGCAATTTCCTGCTGCCGACTGGTAAAGCCATTGCTGCTACCGCAGCTAACATTGCTGAGTTTGAAGCTAAGCGCGCTGAACTGGAAGCCGCTGCTGCCGCTAAGCTGGCTGAAGCTGAGAGCCGCGCTACCAAGCTGGCCGATCTGGTTGTTACCATCGCTGCTAACGCTGGCGACGAAGGCAAGCTGTTCGGTTCTATCGGCACTCGCGACATCGCTGAAGCGATTTCCGCTGGTGGCGTTGAAGTAGCTAAAGCTGAAGTTAAGCTGCCGGAAGGCGCACTGCGCGAAGTGGGTGAGTACGACGTAGACGTACAGCTGCACTCCGACATAATTGCTGCAGTTAAAGTCGTTATCGAAGCCGAGTAA
- a CDS encoding saccharopine dehydrogenase family protein, which translates to MANVLIIGAGGVGQVVAHKCAQVAEVFENITLASRTKSKCDKIAAMLPRKIDTAEVDADNVPELVKLIEKVKPDLVINVALPYQDLHIMDACLETGVHYLDTANYEPPEEAKFEYKWQWAYQEKFEKAGLMALLGSGFDPGVTSVFTAYAKKHHFDRIHTLDILDCNAGDHGLPFATNFNPEINIREITANGRYWENGQWVTTKPMEEKRVFNFPEGIGDKDIYLLYHEELESLSKHFPEIERARFWMTFGESYLKHLEVLQNVGMTGIEPVEFQGQEIVPIQFLKELLPDPASLGPLTKGKTCIGNIIRGTKDGEEKIYYVYNTCDHQDCYQEVQSQAISYTTGVPAMIGAKMMLEGKWMKPGVWNMEQMDPDPFMDDLNKYGLPWQETWLDKPFQ; encoded by the coding sequence ATGGCCAACGTACTGATCATCGGCGCCGGCGGTGTCGGCCAGGTGGTTGCGCACAAGTGCGCACAGGTTGCTGAGGTATTTGAAAATATCACCCTGGCAAGCCGCACCAAAAGCAAGTGCGACAAGATTGCCGCTATGCTGCCGCGCAAAATCGACACCGCTGAAGTAGATGCGGACAATGTGCCTGAATTGGTAAAGCTGATCGAAAAAGTGAAGCCGGACTTGGTCATCAACGTGGCCCTGCCCTACCAGGATCTGCACATTATGGATGCCTGCCTGGAAACCGGCGTGCACTACCTGGATACCGCCAATTACGAGCCGCCGGAAGAGGCCAAGTTCGAGTACAAGTGGCAGTGGGCCTACCAGGAGAAATTTGAAAAAGCCGGCCTGATGGCACTGCTGGGCAGCGGCTTCGATCCCGGCGTCACCAGCGTATTTACCGCCTACGCCAAGAAGCACCACTTCGATCGTATCCACACCCTGGATATCCTCGACTGTAATGCCGGCGACCACGGCCTGCCGTTCGCCACCAACTTCAACCCGGAAATTAATATCCGCGAGATCACCGCCAACGGTCGCTACTGGGAAAATGGCCAGTGGGTTACCACCAAGCCGATGGAAGAGAAACGCGTATTCAACTTCCCCGAAGGCATTGGCGATAAGGATATCTACCTGCTCTACCACGAAGAGCTGGAATCCCTGTCCAAGCACTTCCCGGAAATTGAGCGCGCGCGTTTCTGGATGACCTTTGGCGAGAGCTACCTGAAACACCTGGAAGTTCTGCAGAACGTCGGCATGACTGGCATTGAGCCGGTGGAATTCCAGGGCCAGGAAATTGTACCTATCCAGTTCCTTAAAGAGCTGCTGCCAGATCCCGCCAGCCTCGGCCCGCTGACCAAGGGCAAGACCTGCATCGGCAACATTATTCGGGGCACCAAAGACGGCGAAGAGAAAATCTACTACGTCTACAACACCTGCGACCACCAGGACTGCTACCAGGAAGTTCAGTCCCAGGCGATCTCCTACACCACCGGCGTACCGGCCATGATCGGTGCCAAGATGATGCTGGAAGGCAAGTGGATGAAGCCCGGCGTGTGGAATATGGAGCAGATGGATCCGGATCCCTTTATGGATGACCTGAACAAGTACGGCCTGCCCTGGCAGGAAACCTGGCTGGATAAGCCCTTCCAGTAA
- the dnaB gene encoding replicative DNA helicase: MIDEYAAPEEEIHSEESSPLPHSVEAEQSVLGGLMLDPGRIDAVAEQLSEEDFFSASHRKIFAVMGELSNGEQPLDIVTLAEGLASRDLLGEVGGPAYLAELAENTPSAANIVAYAKIVRERSMLRQLIAAAGEISRTSFNPGGLASADLLQMAERRVAEIAEGRAKEGGFVGVDTLLKKTVERIDELFKTEGDITGISTGLTELDQRTSGWQPGELVILAARPSMGKTALALNFIESAMLCQESPTLVFSMEMPSDSLVMRMLSSIGRIDQGRIRNGKLQEEDWPKLSSAVQKMKGKALYIDDTPALSPSEVRARTKRTVRDHINKLMRENPKLSREDAEAKSMPAMIMVDYLQLMQVKGSTEGRTQEISEISRSLKALAKEYECPVIALSQLNRGVEQRPNKRPMNSDLRESGAIEQDADVILFIYRDEYYNEDSPDKGMAELIIGKQRNGEIGTCRAAFVGKYTRFDNLAPEYYQGE; this comes from the coding sequence ATGATCGACGAATACGCCGCCCCTGAAGAAGAGATTCACAGCGAAGAGAGTTCACCCCTGCCGCATTCGGTAGAGGCGGAGCAGTCTGTGCTCGGCGGCCTGATGCTGGACCCGGGCCGTATTGATGCCGTTGCCGAACAGCTGAGTGAAGAGGATTTCTTCAGTGCCAGCCACCGCAAGATCTTTGCGGTTATGGGCGAGCTGAGTAATGGCGAACAGCCCCTGGATATCGTTACCCTCGCCGAAGGCCTCGCCAGCCGCGACCTGCTCGGTGAAGTGGGTGGCCCCGCCTACCTGGCGGAATTGGCCGAAAATACCCCCTCCGCAGCGAATATCGTCGCCTACGCCAAGATCGTGCGTGAGCGCTCCATGCTGCGCCAGCTGATCGCCGCTGCCGGTGAGATCAGCCGCACCAGTTTTAATCCCGGTGGCCTCGCCTCCGCCGACCTGCTGCAGATGGCTGAGCGCCGCGTGGCGGAAATCGCCGAGGGGCGCGCCAAAGAGGGCGGCTTTGTCGGCGTGGATACCCTGCTGAAAAAGACCGTCGAGCGCATCGATGAGCTGTTCAAGACCGAGGGTGATATCACCGGTATCAGCACCGGTCTTACCGAGCTGGACCAGCGCACCTCCGGCTGGCAGCCGGGCGAACTGGTTATTCTCGCCGCACGTCCCTCCATGGGTAAGACCGCACTGGCATTGAATTTTATCGAGAGCGCCATGCTCTGCCAGGAGAGCCCGACACTGGTCTTTAGTATGGAGATGCCCTCGGACAGCCTGGTGATGCGGATGTTGTCTTCTATTGGTCGTATCGACCAGGGGCGTATCAGGAATGGCAAGCTGCAGGAAGAGGATTGGCCCAAGCTGTCCAGCGCCGTGCAGAAAATGAAAGGCAAGGCCCTGTATATCGATGATACGCCGGCACTCAGTCCCAGCGAGGTGCGCGCCCGTACCAAGCGCACGGTCCGCGATCACATCAACAAATTGATGCGCGAGAATCCCAAGTTAAGCCGCGAAGACGCCGAGGCCAAGAGTATGCCTGCCATGATTATGGTGGACTACCTGCAGCTGATGCAGGTGAAGGGGTCTACTGAGGGCCGCACCCAGGAGATCTCCGAGATCTCCCGCTCTCTCAAGGCGCTGGCGAAAGAATACGAATGCCCGGTGATTGCCCTGTCGCAGCTTAACCGGGGAGTAGAGCAGCGCCCCAACAAACGGCCGATGAACTCGGACCTGCGGGAATCCGGGGCGATCGAGCAGGACGCTGACGTGATCCTGTTTATCTACCGCGATGAATACTACAACGAGGACAGCCCGGATAAAGGGATGGCCGAGTTGATTATCGGCAAGCAGCGTAACGGTGAGATCGGCACCTGCCGCGCAGCCTTTGTGGGCAAATACACTCGCTTCGATAATCTGGCGCCGGAATACTACCAGGGCGAATAA
- the rpsR gene encoding 30S ribosomal protein S18: MARFFRRRKFCRFTAEGVKRIDYKDLDTLKAYISETGKIVPSRITGTKAKYQRQLASAVKRARYLALLPYTDSHEA; the protein is encoded by the coding sequence ATGGCACGTTTTTTCCGTCGTCGCAAGTTCTGCCGTTTCACCGCTGAAGGTGTTAAGCGTATCGACTACAAAGATCTCGATACCCTGAAAGCCTACATCTCCGAGACTGGCAAAATTGTTCCTAGCCGTATTACCGGTACCAAAGCCAAGTATCAGCGTCAGCTGGCCTCTGCGGTCAAGCGCGCTCGCTACCTGGCCCTGCTGCCGTACACGGACAGCCACGAAGCCTAA
- the nspC gene encoding carboxynorspermidine decarboxylase: MDLTPPVDYFGSFDPYRVPSPCFVIDEIALRNNLALLADVQERSGAKVLAALKAFSMFSTGPIVAEYLSGTCASGLHEAKLGFEEYGGRDKGKEVHVFSAAYKDEELREILQFAHHVIFNSFSQWKRFRELCLDMQQQRPELRFGLRINPEHSEGHTDLYDPCAPCSRLGIVRSLFEGESLEGISGLHFHTLCEQDFKPLQRTIAAVEEKFGDLIPQMEWINFGGGHHITRRDYQVDELVEAVRSFSDKHNVQVYLEPGEAISLFAGVLVAEVVDIAWNGENQAILDASATCHMPDVLEMPYRPEITGAARPGDLPHTYRLGGQSCLAGDSIGEYSFSQPLRIGERLVFEEMAYYTMVKTNTFNGIPLPAIALWNSDTDDLKMIKTFGYEDFKERLS; the protein is encoded by the coding sequence ATGGACCTCACTCCCCCCGTTGACTATTTCGGCAGCTTCGATCCCTACCGCGTTCCCTCTCCCTGTTTTGTGATCGATGAGATCGCCCTGCGCAATAATTTGGCATTGCTCGCCGATGTACAGGAACGCAGCGGTGCCAAGGTACTGGCAGCGCTCAAGGCCTTCTCCATGTTCAGCACCGGGCCCATTGTGGCTGAATATCTATCCGGGACCTGTGCCAGTGGCCTGCACGAAGCCAAACTGGGGTTCGAAGAGTACGGCGGTCGCGACAAAGGCAAGGAAGTTCATGTCTTCAGTGCCGCTTACAAGGATGAGGAACTGCGGGAAATACTGCAATTTGCCCACCATGTAATTTTCAATTCCTTCTCCCAGTGGAAGCGTTTTCGGGAGTTGTGCCTGGATATGCAACAGCAGCGGCCAGAGCTGCGTTTTGGCCTGCGCATCAACCCCGAGCACTCCGAGGGCCACACTGATCTGTACGACCCCTGCGCCCCGTGTTCGCGCCTGGGCATCGTGCGCTCGCTGTTTGAAGGGGAGTCCCTCGAAGGCATCAGCGGCCTGCACTTCCACACGTTATGTGAACAGGATTTCAAACCTCTGCAGCGCACAATCGCTGCCGTGGAGGAGAAGTTTGGCGATCTGATACCACAAATGGAGTGGATTAATTTTGGCGGCGGCCACCATATTACTCGCCGGGATTACCAGGTGGATGAGCTGGTCGAAGCGGTGCGCAGCTTTTCCGACAAGCACAATGTACAGGTCTACCTGGAACCCGGTGAGGCCATCTCCCTGTTCGCCGGAGTCCTTGTGGCTGAGGTAGTGGATATCGCCTGGAACGGTGAAAACCAAGCCATCCTCGACGCCTCTGCCACCTGCCATATGCCCGATGTGCTGGAAATGCCCTACCGACCGGAAATTACCGGTGCCGCTCGCCCCGGTGACTTACCCCACACCTATCGCCTGGGCGGACAGAGTTGCCTGGCCGGCGACAGCATCGGCGAATACAGCTTCAGTCAACCACTGCGGATTGGCGAGCGACTGGTGTTCGAGGAAATGGCCTACTACACCATGGTGAAAACCAATACTTTTAACGGTATCCCCCTACCGGCTATCGCCCTGTGGAATTCGGATACCGACGACTTGAAGATGATCAAAACTTTCGGCTACGAAGATTTTAAGGAACGCCTCTCCTAA